The following are encoded in a window of Manihot esculenta cultivar AM560-2 chromosome 8, M.esculenta_v8, whole genome shotgun sequence genomic DNA:
- the LOC110621559 gene encoding uncharacterized protein LOC110621559 — protein MSFSLAELWQPREGMTIRELGGGLYVFQFFHEVDIHRALEMCPCTFDNQILIIERMSGCSTPTEVPLNHIYIWLKIFDLQTGFHSERVAKDIGNQVGQFIASDERNFTGEFDSFVRIRVRLDVRKPLMQGINLRRTGEGWFWARFEYERLPTFCLICGILGHTNRFCPQLIHYPIGQAPRNYSLDIRAKPRRGGMVNKSSRWLRTPGRSFRSEGSSGSAMETDQDYAAYHEPNLNSNSEKDKGVVTGAALAKSPILSQHAVNSHVHPAMQSPTGLTIVDLKRRRMEEALNEERAQDGGTNAGPDSTLSRAAPKNMLSAGSGVQARREK, from the coding sequence ATGTCTTTTTCATTAGCCGAGTTGTGGCAACCTCGTGAAGGGATGACTATTAGAGAGTTGGGTGGTGGTCTTTATGTGTTTCAATTTTTTCATGAGGTAGATATTCACCGTGCCCTGGAAATGTGCCCTTGCACCTTTGATAATCAGATTCTGATTATAGAACGTATGTCAGGTTGTTCTACTCCTACAGAGGTCCCTCTTAATCACATCTATATTTGGCTCAAGATCTTTGATTTACAGACTGGGTTTCATTCTGAAAGGGTAGCTAAAGATATTGGCAATCAGGTCGGTCAGTTTATTGCTTCAGATGAGCGCAATTTTACTGGGGAGTTCGACTCATTTGTTCGAATCCGTGTTAGATTGGATGTTCGGAAACCGCTGATGCAAGGCATCAACTTGAGAAGAACAGGTGAAGGTTGGTTTTGGGCGAGGTTTGAATATGAACGTTTGCCCACGTTCTGCTTGATCTGTGGTATCCTTGGCCACACAAATAGATTCTGCCCTCAACTGATTCATTATCCTATAGGACAGGCCCCTCGCAACTATTCTCTGGACATCCGTGCTAAACCTCGCAGAGGGGGAATGGTGAACAAGAGCTCACGGTGGCTCCGTACGCCGGGGAGGTCTTTCCGATCAGAAGGTAGTAGTGGTTCAGCTATGGAAACTGATCAAGATTATGCCGCTTATCACGAGcctaatttaaattcaaattctgAAAAAGATAAGGGAGTGGTTACTGGAGCTGCTTTAGCTAAGTCTCCTATTTTGTCTCAACATGCTGTTAATTCCCATGTACACCCAGCCATGCAATCTCCTACTGGGCTTACTATTGTGGACCTGAAGCGGCGTCGTATGGAGGAGGCATTAAATGAGGAGAGGGCCCAAGATGGTGGTACCAATGCAGGACCTGATTCTACACTTTCAAGGGCTGCACCAAAAAATATGTTATCGGCGGGTTCTGGGGTCCAGGCCCGTCGAGAGAAATGA